A DNA window from Methylocystis heyeri contains the following coding sequences:
- a CDS encoding DUF1501 domain-containing protein, translating to MLIKTSRREWLRGAAYGVGGLAVGGFMPGGGWLGVPDANAATFVDPLAPKQPHFAPKVKSVIWIHLDGAPSTLDLYDYKPELVRLAGQEVPESFLKGIKTSTQGGVGKLFASNRTWKQYGESGAWFSDWLPNLAQHADKLTFIKSSVTVGATHDISILKLNTGDVSPGRPSLGAWVTYALGSANPDLPPYVVLYGGRREPRAGSVNWSSGFLPAVYQGTAFRPTEQPILYQAPPELIGLKQQRESLDLLRQLNEIGAAPRPDDSELEARTRSYDLAYRMEATAPEAVDLSKETEATKALYGLNDDATKDMGNVLLRARRLVERNVRFVHVVTGPIAGLGQGDDANWDAHRALEQNHGAHTKAIDKPVAGLLADLAQRGLLDETLVVWTSEFGRTSYGQSGDGRDHNPWGYTQWLAGGGLKHGFSYGQTDEIGLKTVENPVDTYDLHATVLQLLGLDHLKTIYKRAGRAERPTVVYGKVVQDILA from the coding sequence ATGCTCATCAAAACGTCGCGAAGAGAATGGTTGCGCGGAGCAGCCTATGGAGTTGGCGGACTTGCGGTAGGAGGGTTCATGCCGGGCGGCGGCTGGCTTGGCGTTCCCGACGCCAACGCAGCGACCTTCGTGGATCCCTTGGCGCCCAAGCAGCCGCATTTCGCGCCCAAGGTCAAATCGGTGATCTGGATTCACCTCGATGGCGCGCCCTCCACGCTCGACCTCTACGACTATAAGCCCGAGCTCGTTCGGCTCGCGGGCCAGGAAGTGCCGGAATCCTTCCTCAAGGGCATCAAGACGAGCACCCAGGGCGGCGTCGGCAAGCTGTTTGCGAGCAATCGCACCTGGAAGCAATATGGCGAAAGCGGCGCCTGGTTTTCCGATTGGCTGCCCAATCTCGCTCAGCATGCGGACAAGCTGACCTTCATCAAGTCGAGCGTCACCGTCGGCGCCACGCATGACATCTCCATCCTCAAGCTCAACACCGGCGACGTGAGCCCGGGCCGGCCGTCGCTCGGCGCCTGGGTCACTTACGCGCTGGGTTCCGCCAATCCCGATCTGCCGCCTTATGTCGTGCTCTACGGCGGTCGGCGCGAGCCCCGGGCTGGCTCGGTCAACTGGAGTTCCGGCTTCCTTCCCGCGGTCTATCAGGGCACTGCCTTCCGTCCGACCGAGCAGCCGATCCTGTATCAGGCGCCGCCCGAGCTGATCGGTCTCAAGCAGCAGCGCGAGAGCCTGGACCTCCTGAGGCAGCTCAACGAAATCGGAGCTGCGCCGCGCCCCGACGACAGCGAGCTCGAAGCGCGCACCAGGTCGTATGATCTCGCATATCGCATGGAGGCGACGGCGCCGGAGGCGGTCGATCTCTCCAAGGAAACGGAAGCGACAAAGGCGCTCTACGGCCTCAACGACGATGCGACCAAAGACATGGGCAATGTATTGCTCCGCGCGCGCCGTCTGGTGGAGCGCAATGTTCGCTTCGTCCATGTCGTCACCGGCCCGATTGCGGGTCTCGGACAAGGCGACGACGCCAATTGGGACGCGCATCGCGCTTTGGAGCAGAACCATGGCGCGCACACCAAAGCGATCGACAAGCCGGTCGCGGGACTGCTCGCCGACCTCGCCCAACGCGGACTGCTCGACGAGACCCTGGTCGTCTGGACCTCGGAGTTCGGCCGCACCTCCTACGGCCAATCCGGCGACGGTCGCGACCATAACCCGTGGGGCTATACGCAGTGGCTTGCCGGCGGCGGCCTGAAGCACGGCTTCTCTTATGGCCAGACCGACGAGATCGGGCTGAAAACCGTCGAAAATCCGGTCGACACCTACGATCTCCACGCAACCGTGCTGCAGCTGCTCGGCCTCGATCACCTGAAGACGATCTACAAGCGCGCCGGACGCGCGGAGCGCCCGACGGTCGTATACGGCAAGGTGGTTCAGGATATCCTCGCCTGA
- a CDS encoding DUF1549 and DUF1553 domain-containing protein has translation MTRTTKLASLALLLSVSALALGAAAEEKPANAPAAQAEGQPRPATSKPHWAWQPVQAQFLPIVAKKDWVRQPLDAFVLAKIEAKGLAPSEDADRSAFIRRATLDVWGVIPSPEEVSAFVNDSSPDAYEKLIDRLLASPHYGERQARLWLDLARYADSSGFQNDNTRPNLFRFRDYVIKAFNENKPYSRFIQEQIAGDEIAPGDQNVLVATGFLAGYPDNANSRDLVQRKYQITTDIVDTVGQAILGTTVGCARCHNHKTDKFTQKDYYSLQAFFANTAFEEKAPAIKGEQELAFEKAQAIYDEATKDIRSKQKAIIDSVREAALKYHKERYLTDSRESIFKPKEQWNALDRWVNHRLEAVTDDPALGAFLRYAAEDKTAPEHNEEAVKRWQEYERLTQELRKFVAKRPTRGADTFTTATELGHPDAPSTFIFFGGNHERPLDEVQPAFPEAMTSEKPDIKPLEGSSGRRTALANWLVSPSNPLTARVFVNRIWNQYFGKGIVATVSDFGKAGDKPTNQELLDYLADRFVKDGWDVKKLHHDILLSSSYRQSSNFREEVAKADPEGKLVAVFPRKRLEAEEIRDSILVASAKLNDEVGGPSVFPPIPANLTGGGNFNQDPAWTTSKDPKDYVRRSIYTFTRRSLPYPLLETFDMANPQQIHSKRDVTTTPLQALTLYNSDIVFGWSQALAGRIVNEVGWDADAQLDRLYQILFGRKPKDQEKQLLEAFVVKHQQTIAQRAEDGKLSLAIPVGLKEKPADPLRASAFVDLVHTVVNSNEFVYRF, from the coding sequence ATGACTCGGACGACGAAGCTTGCATCCTTAGCGCTGCTTCTGAGCGTCTCGGCGCTGGCGCTCGGCGCTGCGGCCGAGGAGAAGCCGGCCAACGCCCCAGCGGCGCAGGCTGAAGGCCAACCCAGGCCTGCGACTTCCAAGCCCCATTGGGCGTGGCAACCGGTTCAGGCGCAATTCCTGCCGATCGTCGCCAAAAAGGATTGGGTTCGGCAGCCTCTCGACGCCTTCGTGCTGGCCAAGATCGAAGCCAAGGGCCTCGCTCCCTCCGAGGACGCCGATCGCAGCGCCTTCATCCGCCGCGCCACTCTCGACGTCTGGGGCGTCATTCCCTCTCCGGAAGAAGTTTCGGCTTTCGTCAATGATTCCTCGCCCGACGCCTATGAGAAACTCATAGACCGCCTGCTGGCTTCTCCGCACTATGGCGAACGGCAAGCGCGCCTGTGGCTCGATCTCGCGCGCTACGCGGACAGCTCCGGATTCCAGAACGACAACACGCGGCCCAATCTGTTCCGCTTCCGCGATTACGTCATCAAGGCGTTCAACGAGAACAAGCCCTATTCCCGCTTCATTCAGGAACAGATCGCCGGCGACGAAATCGCGCCAGGAGATCAGAATGTGCTGGTCGCGACCGGCTTTCTCGCCGGCTATCCCGACAACGCCAATTCGCGCGATCTGGTTCAGCGAAAATACCAGATCACGACCGACATAGTGGATACGGTTGGCCAGGCCATTCTCGGAACGACCGTCGGTTGCGCGCGCTGCCACAATCACAAGACCGACAAGTTCACGCAGAAGGATTACTATTCGCTGCAGGCCTTCTTCGCCAACACCGCCTTCGAGGAGAAGGCGCCGGCGATAAAGGGCGAGCAGGAACTCGCCTTCGAGAAAGCGCAGGCGATCTACGACGAGGCGACCAAGGATATTCGCTCCAAGCAGAAAGCCATCATCGACAGCGTGCGGGAAGCCGCTCTCAAATACCACAAAGAACGCTATCTGACCGACAGCCGGGAATCGATCTTTAAGCCGAAGGAGCAATGGAACGCCCTCGATCGCTGGGTCAATCATCGTCTCGAAGCGGTGACCGACGACCCAGCCCTCGGCGCATTCCTCCGCTATGCGGCGGAAGACAAAACAGCTCCGGAGCACAACGAAGAAGCTGTCAAGAGGTGGCAGGAATACGAAAGGCTCACTCAGGAACTGCGCAAATTCGTCGCCAAAAGGCCGACCCGCGGCGCCGATACCTTTACGACGGCAACTGAGCTCGGTCACCCGGACGCGCCTTCGACCTTCATCTTCTTCGGCGGCAACCACGAGCGTCCGCTCGACGAGGTGCAGCCGGCTTTCCCTGAAGCGATGACCAGCGAGAAGCCGGACATCAAGCCGCTCGAAGGCTCTTCGGGTCGCCGCACCGCGCTGGCGAATTGGCTGGTGAGCCCCAGCAATCCGTTGACCGCCAGGGTTTTCGTCAATCGCATCTGGAACCAGTATTTCGGCAAGGGAATTGTCGCCACCGTCAGCGATTTCGGCAAGGCGGGAGACAAGCCGACCAATCAGGAGCTGCTCGATTACCTCGCCGACCGTTTCGTGAAGGACGGCTGGGACGTCAAGAAGCTGCATCACGACATCCTGTTGTCGAGCTCCTATCGCCAGTCTTCCAATTTCCGCGAGGAAGTCGCCAAAGCCGATCCCGAAGGAAAGCTTGTCGCGGTCTTTCCGCGCAAGCGGCTGGAAGCCGAAGAAATCCGCGATTCGATACTGGTGGCCTCGGCGAAGCTCAACGACGAAGTCGGCGGCCCGAGCGTCTTCCCGCCCATTCCCGCCAATCTTACCGGCGGCGGCAACTTCAATCAGGACCCCGCCTGGACCACATCGAAGGACCCCAAGGATTACGTGCGCCGCAGCATCTACACCTTCACGCGCCGCAGCCTGCCTTATCCCTTGCTCGAAACCTTCGATATGGCCAATCCGCAGCAAATCCACAGCAAGCGCGACGTGACCACAACCCCGCTGCAGGCTTTGACGCTTTACAACAGCGACATCGTTTTCGGTTGGTCGCAGGCCCTCGCAGGACGCATCGTCAACGAAGTCGGTTGGGACGCCGACGCGCAACTCGATCGGCTCTACCAGATCCTGTTCGGACGCAAGCCCAAGGACCAGGAGAAGCAGTTGCTGGAGGCTTTCGTCGTAAAGCATCAGCAGACTATCGCGCAACGCGCCGAGGACGGAAAACTATCGCTCGCAATCCCGGTGGGTCTCAAGGAAAAGCCGGCCGACCCGCTGCGCGCTTCGGCATTCGTCGATCTCGTCCATACGGTCGTGAACTCCAACGAGTTCGTCTACCGCTTTTAA
- a CDS encoding cupin domain-containing protein, producing the protein MRKGLAILGAALALAVVSKGTLVSLAAQQADFQQLDPEEVHFKSPFGAGPESVVIFGDPSKPGLYVVRNRFPPGVHSFPHFHTKDRHVTVIKGVWWAGTGPELDFNKARPLKAGAYMFHPAGGVHWDGAGGNEETIVQIIGEGPVETTQIGTPATTKGYWPKAE; encoded by the coding sequence GTGAGGAAAGGGCTCGCAATTCTTGGCGCGGCGCTGGCGCTCGCCGTGGTTTCGAAAGGGACGCTGGTCTCGCTCGCTGCGCAGCAGGCGGACTTTCAGCAGCTGGACCCGGAAGAGGTTCATTTCAAAAGTCCGTTCGGCGCCGGGCCCGAATCGGTGGTGATCTTCGGCGATCCGTCAAAGCCGGGGCTCTATGTGGTCCGGAACAGATTCCCGCCCGGCGTTCACTCATTCCCGCATTTCCACACGAAAGACCGGCATGTGACGGTGATCAAGGGCGTATGGTGGGCGGGGACCGGGCCGGAACTGGATTTCAACAAGGCGAGGCCGCTCAAGGCGGGCGCCTATATGTTCCACCCGGCCGGGGGCGTGCATTGGGACGGGGCCGGCGGAAATGAAGAGACCATAGTTCAAATCATCGGCGAGGGGCCGGTGGAGACCACCCAGATCGGAACGCCGGCGACCACCAAGGGCTATTGGCCGAAAGCGGAGTGA
- a CDS encoding ArsR/SmtB family transcription factor, whose translation MSAAKIHGSLQAKTRLFKAPSLGAKAAEAEKFLKAIANSHRLMILCELLAGERSVASLQSSVDLSQSSLSQHLARLRKDALVKTRRESQTIHYSLADDNVVAMMALLNDLFCTGKGKSARDARPMASGSPRSSSRSRRASRE comes from the coding sequence TTGTCCGCCGCCAAGATTCACGGGTCGCTCCAAGCGAAAACCCGCCTTTTCAAAGCTCCCAGCCTCGGAGCCAAGGCGGCCGAAGCCGAAAAATTCCTCAAAGCGATCGCGAACAGCCACCGCCTGATGATTCTGTGCGAACTCCTCGCGGGCGAACGATCGGTCGCCAGCCTGCAGTCGTCGGTCGACCTCAGCCAATCCTCTCTTTCACAGCATCTGGCGAGATTGCGGAAAGACGCTCTGGTGAAGACCAGACGCGAATCGCAGACGATCCATTACTCGCTCGCAGACGACAACGTCGTCGCGATGATGGCCTTGCTGAACGACTTGTTCTGCACGGGAAAGGGCAAGAGCGCGCGCGACGCGAGGCCCATGGCGAGCGGATCGCCCAGGTCCTCGAGCAGAAGCCGGCGAGCCTCGCGCGAATAG
- a CDS encoding RrF2 family transcriptional regulator: MLTKKGKYGLKAMTHLAQFPPGRPVPVLDIALAERIPKKFLDAILCELRNSGFVNSRMGKGGGYTLAREAHEISVGDIIRAIDGPLAPIACASRTRYQACDDCADEQLCAVRRLMQEAQRALSLVLDNCTLAEMRGMSARVSQELIYDI, encoded by the coding sequence GTGCTGACCAAGAAAGGAAAATACGGCCTGAAGGCCATGACCCATCTCGCCCAATTTCCCCCCGGGCGGCCGGTCCCGGTTCTGGACATTGCGCTCGCGGAACGAATCCCGAAGAAATTCCTCGACGCCATATTGTGCGAGCTGAGGAATTCCGGCTTTGTGAACTCCCGAATGGGAAAAGGCGGCGGCTATACGCTGGCGCGCGAGGCCCATGAGATCAGCGTCGGCGACATTATCCGCGCCATCGACGGACCTCTGGCGCCGATCGCCTGCGCCAGCAGAACAAGATATCAGGCCTGCGACGATTGCGCCGATGAACAACTATGCGCCGTCAGGCGCTTGATGCAGGAAGCCCAGCGCGCGCTTTCCCTCGTTCTGGATAATTGCACCCTGGCGGAAATGAGAGGAATGTCGGCACGCGTCTCGCAGGAGCTGATATACGACATTTGA